The Monodelphis domestica isolate mMonDom1 chromosome 7, mMonDom1.pri, whole genome shotgun sequence genome window below encodes:
- the KREMEN2 gene encoding kremen protein 2 isoform X1, with translation MGPLDLWSLLLLLLLLPPNLPLPLGGNLHNPAPSECYQVNGADYRGRQNRTGPRGSGRPCLFWDQTQQHSYSSSKDPQGRWGLGAHNFCRNPDGDVQPWCYVAETEEGIYWRYCDIPTCHMPGYLGCFVDSGAPPALSGPSGTSTKLTVQVCLRFCRMKGYQLAGVEAGYACFCGSEGDLARGRPAPATDCDQICFGHPGQLCGGDGRLGIYEVSVGSCQGNWTAPQGVIYSPDFPDEYGPDRNCSWILGPPGSALELTFRLFELADSRDRLEFRDASSGQLLRDFDGTRPPPPGPLRLPTAALLVTFHSDPRGHAQGFALTYRGLWDPLEDMGSPQSLAQTLPVPMDGANCSTGPGDPDPGIRAGVFYGVTVVSVLLLVLFSFYRLLRKRSCMLAPGKGLMGRLLVLGPVRGAGRSWVVWYRRPRGVAVPCTTGDPTPEGPALGYRPLSASSQSSLRSLISAL, from the exons ATGGGACCTTTGGATCTCTGGAGCCTCctgctgttgttgctgttgctacCCCCTAACCTGCCCCTGCCCCTCGGGGGGAACCTGCACAACCCAG CGCCGTCCGAGTGCTACCAGGTGAATGGGGCGGACTACCGAGGCCGCCAGAACCGCACGGGGCCCCGCGGCAGTGGCCGGCCCTGCCTCTTCTGGGACCAAACACAACAGCACAGCTACAGCAGCAGCAAGGATCCCCAGGGCCGCTGGGGACTCGGCGCACACAACTTCTGCCG GAATCCAGATGGAGATGTACAGCCTTGGTGTTATGTCGCGGAAACAGAGGAGGGGATATACTGGCGATACTGCGACATCCCCACATGCCACA TGCCGGGCTACTTGGGCTGCTTTGTGGATTCCGGGGCTCCCCCAGCTTTGAGTGGCCCCAGCGGTACCTCCACCAAACTCACAGTACAGGTCTGCCTGCGCTTCTGTCGCATGAAGGGATACCAG CTGGCTGGGGTGGAGGCCGGCTACGCTTGTTTCTGTGGCTCGGAGGGGGACCTGGCTCGGGGACGCCCGGCCCCAGCCACAGATTGTGACCAGATCTGCTTCGGCCACCCAGGACAACTGTGCGGTGGAGACGGGAGGCTGGGCATCTATGAAG TGTCCGTGGGCTCCTGCCAGGGAAATTGGACTGCCCCCCAGGGTGTCATCTACTCCCCGGATTTTCCTGATGAGTACGGTCCAGACCGCAACTGCAGCTGGATTCTGGGTCCACCAGGATCTGCTCTGGAGCTCACCTTCCGCCTCTTTGAGCTGGCTGACTCCAGAGATCGGCTGGAGTTTCGGGATGCTAGTTCGGGCCAGCTACTGAGGGACTTTGATGGGACAAGGCCACCTCCCCCTGGGCCCCTGCGCCTTCCTACAGCTGCCCTCCTGGTTACCTTCCACAGCGACCCCCGAGGCCATGCCCAGGGCTTCGCCCTCACCTACCGAG GGCTTTGGGATCCTCTTGAGGACATGGGATCCCCTCAAAGCTTGGCCCAGACCTTGCCAGTCCCCATGGATGGAGCTAACTGCAGCACTGGGCCTGGGGATCCGGACCCTGGAATACGGG CTGGGGTCTTCTACGGGGTGACGGTGGTGTCTGTTTTGCTTCTggtcctcttctccttctatcgTCTGCTGCGGAAACG GAGCTGTATGCTGGCACCAGGGAAGGGGCTGATGGGGCGACTACTGGTGCTGGGGCCTGTCAGGGGAGCTGGGAGAAGCTGGGTCGTCTGGTATCGCCGTCCCCGTGGGGTAGCTGTCCCCTGTACCACTGGAGACCCTACACCTGAGGGTCCAGCTCTGGGCTACCGGCCCCTCAGTGCCTCCAGTCAGAGCTCCCTACGATCCCTCATCTCTGCGCTCTGA
- the KREMEN2 gene encoding kremen protein 2 isoform X2 has protein sequence MGRTTEAARTARGPAAVAGPASSGTKHNSTATAAARIPRAAGDSAHTTSAVPGYLGCFVDSGAPPALSGPSGTSTKLTVQVCLRFCRMKGYQLAGVEAGYACFCGSEGDLARGRPAPATDCDQICFGHPGQLCGGDGRLGIYEVSVGSCQGNWTAPQGVIYSPDFPDEYGPDRNCSWILGPPGSALELTFRLFELADSRDRLEFRDASSGQLLRDFDGTRPPPPGPLRLPTAALLVTFHSDPRGHAQGFALTYRGLWDPLEDMGSPQSLAQTLPVPMDGANCSTGPGDPDPGIRAGVFYGVTVVSVLLLVLFSFYRLLRKRSCMLAPGKGLMGRLLVLGPVRGAGRSWVVWYRRPRGVAVPCTTGDPTPEGPALGYRPLSASSQSSLRSLISAL, from the exons ATGGGGCGGACTACCGAGGCCGCCAGAACCGCACGGGGCCCCGCGGCAGTGGCCGGCCCTGCCTCTTCTGGGACCAAACACAACAGCACAGCTACAGCAGCAGCAAGGATCCCCAGGGCCGCTGGGGACTCGGCGCACACAACTTCTGCCG TGCCGGGCTACTTGGGCTGCTTTGTGGATTCCGGGGCTCCCCCAGCTTTGAGTGGCCCCAGCGGTACCTCCACCAAACTCACAGTACAGGTCTGCCTGCGCTTCTGTCGCATGAAGGGATACCAG CTGGCTGGGGTGGAGGCCGGCTACGCTTGTTTCTGTGGCTCGGAGGGGGACCTGGCTCGGGGACGCCCGGCCCCAGCCACAGATTGTGACCAGATCTGCTTCGGCCACCCAGGACAACTGTGCGGTGGAGACGGGAGGCTGGGCATCTATGAAG TGTCCGTGGGCTCCTGCCAGGGAAATTGGACTGCCCCCCAGGGTGTCATCTACTCCCCGGATTTTCCTGATGAGTACGGTCCAGACCGCAACTGCAGCTGGATTCTGGGTCCACCAGGATCTGCTCTGGAGCTCACCTTCCGCCTCTTTGAGCTGGCTGACTCCAGAGATCGGCTGGAGTTTCGGGATGCTAGTTCGGGCCAGCTACTGAGGGACTTTGATGGGACAAGGCCACCTCCCCCTGGGCCCCTGCGCCTTCCTACAGCTGCCCTCCTGGTTACCTTCCACAGCGACCCCCGAGGCCATGCCCAGGGCTTCGCCCTCACCTACCGAG GGCTTTGGGATCCTCTTGAGGACATGGGATCCCCTCAAAGCTTGGCCCAGACCTTGCCAGTCCCCATGGATGGAGCTAACTGCAGCACTGGGCCTGGGGATCCGGACCCTGGAATACGGG CTGGGGTCTTCTACGGGGTGACGGTGGTGTCTGTTTTGCTTCTggtcctcttctccttctatcgTCTGCTGCGGAAACG GAGCTGTATGCTGGCACCAGGGAAGGGGCTGATGGGGCGACTACTGGTGCTGGGGCCTGTCAGGGGAGCTGGGAGAAGCTGGGTCGTCTGGTATCGCCGTCCCCGTGGGGTAGCTGTCCCCTGTACCACTGGAGACCCTACACCTGAGGGTCCAGCTCTGGGCTACCGGCCCCTCAGTGCCTCCAGTCAGAGCTCCCTACGATCCCTCATCTCTGCGCTCTGA